TGGAACGTGGACACTGCGAGGAGAAACGGCTGAGAGGGCTGTGGAGACTGCAATAGAGTGTGGCTATCGCCTGATTGACACGGCCAGGTATTATGGCAACGAGGAGGCAGTAGGCAAGGGGGTGAAGGAAGCAATACGGAAGGGGATAGTTAGCCGGGAAGAGTTGTTCATCACCAGCAAAATAATGCCGGAAGACTATCGGCGGGCTGATGCTGCCATTGATGATTCCCTGTCTGCCCTTGGAGTGGATTACATTGATTTGATGCTGATACACCAGCCGGGCTCTAACGATGAGGAAGTATACAAAGCCCTGGAGCGTGGCGTGAGGGCAGGTAAAATCAGGTCGATAGGCATTTCGAATTATTACACGCCACAAGATTTCGAACGCATAAACAGGATTGCGGAGATAACTCCTGCTGTGGTGCAGAATGAAAATCATCTTTACTATCAGAATACGGCTCTGAAAGAGTATCTGAGGCAGTATGGCACTGTTGTCGAATCCTGGTACCCTTTGGGAGGACGGGGAAATACCCAAAAAGTTTTGTCCAACAAGACCATAGAGGAAATATCTCATAAATACGGCAAAACACCAGCACAGATAGTTCTGCGCTGGCATATCCAAGCAGGCTATATAGTTATCCCAGGATCAGAAAATCCATTGCATATCCGTGAAAACAATGATATTTATGATTTACAGCTTAGCGAGGAAGAAATGGCTCGCATAGCGGAACTAAACAAAAATGAACGGTTTGAGAATTGGTGAAATAAGCACAAGGAGACAATTGGTATGGACTGGAAATGGGTCAGAGAACCTGGCAAATACTTGATTGAGTCGGATAGGATAGAAATCACAACAATGCCACATACTGATTTGTGGCAGAGGACATACTATCACTTCCGCAATGATAATGCGCCTGTACTGCAGACAGAAACAGAAGAAAAGTTCTTCTCATTCATTGTGAAGACAGACTTTGCTGAGAGTCATAAGCGATTTGACCAGTGCGGCATTGTTATGTATCTCGATTCGGAGAACTGGCTCAAAGCTTCGGTGGAATATGAGAATGAGCAATTCCAGCATCTTGGTTCTGTAGTTACAAACCATGGATATTCTGATTGGGCTACAACAGCGATATCTGCCGACATTAAAACCATGTGGTATAGATTCAGCCGACGAGAGGATGACTATTGCATAGAATGCTCTGCTGATGGCAGGTTATTTTCTCAGATGCGGGTGTGCCATATGTGGGAAGGGGCAGGAAGAATCAGATTCGGAATTTATGCCTGTAGTCCTGAGGAATCCAGCTTCAGAGCAGTGTTTACTGGCATGAAGGTTACGGATTGTGCCTGGAAGGCTCATGATGGACAACAGCCAGACTAAAAACAGGCTTGGCAAAGGAAGATTAATACACGTATCCTGAGCTTACTCTTGGCAGAAGAAATTAAAGACGGGGAATTTGGACTATCGGAGCAGGTGATGGCAAAGGGGCAGATTGCAATCGATACTGCCAAAAAATGCGCAGACGAATATGAGAGCATAGATAACAATGAGGAACTGTTTAAGCATCTGAAAAGGATAAAAGAAGCACGGGACGGGTTGACCGAGCTGCTGCAGGAATTTGTACGGGCATACTAATAGACAAGAAGACTAGCAGGTGACGCATATGAAATCCAAAACCATACCTAAAAACATACGTGAAAAGAACGCAGAATTCAGAGAAATAATAGCAAAGCTAGAAGCTGCTGAGGGCAACGAGGAAGCGGGCTTCATTCCCAGGCCATTAGGTACGAATCCGGCGTTATCTTTGGTGATAATGAAAATCAGGAATATGTCTATATGCCTGGCAGCGAGATCGGCGTGGATAGTCCCATGTGCGTCTACGAGAGTGATGGCAGGCGATTGGATGTGAATCTGTATGAAGCGCTGCGGCTTATCCGGGTGCGGGCACTAAGGCATGCCAAGCATCCTGTGCTGGGCACAAGTTCGTGCTGAAGGGAGAGAAACGTGAAGAAATCACTGGACATTGTATTGCTGCTGTTGTTTTTCCTGGAGTTAGGCGGCATGTTCCTGCCTGGTCTTGCTCATGAACTGCTGGGGTGTATTTTTCTTTTGCTGGTTGTTCTTCATAATGCAGCAAACCGCAGTTTCTACCAGCATTTCCATGAAGGAAGGAACTCACCTCATAGATTGGTGAACAAGGCCAGCATATGCCTTTTTGCCGCAAGTCTCATCATGCTGGCGGTATCTGGCATGGCTTTGTCACGCAACCTCTTTTCGTGGGTGCAATTGGGGGAGGCGTGGAACTGGCGTTCATTGCATTTGCTGGCAGCTATAAGTGCGCTGGTCTTGCTTTTCGTCCATCTGCTGTGCCATGCCAGAAGGTATATACGCGGACGAGGGTTCTTCATTGCTTCGGGAGCGGCCTTTGTCCTGGCTACCGTGGGGATTTTTGGCTTGCCATATCTTGATCGTTGGTTTCATCAGGTAAAGGTGGAGAAAGAAGCCATCATACAAGGGGAGAAGGCCCAAGTATCCGGGCGAGTATTGACGGTGTATTTCAGCCGGGTAGGCAATACGGATTTTCCACCTGGGGTGGATGCGGTATCCGGGGCTTCCATTATGAAGGACAAGGAGACTCTTATCGGCAATGCTGAAATGATTGCGGCCATGATTCATGATGCTGCCGGGGGCGATATTTATGCCATTCGCACCAAGGAAAAGTATCCTGCTGACTATGGTGCTACCACTAGGGTGGGCAGGAAGGAACTGGATGAGAATCTGGCTCCGGCACTGGTGGGGCCGTTGCCTGAGCTGGCAGATTATGATGTGGTCTTTGTAGTGTACCCGCTTTGGTGGCACACCCTGCCTATGGCTGTCCAAGGTTTTTTGGAGCATTATGACTTGCATGGAAAAAGTATCATTCCAGTGGTAACCCACGGTGATGGCGGGATAGGTGAGAGCATCGAGAAAATAAAAAAAACCACCGGGGCACATCTCCCAGGGGAAATTCTTGACATCTATAGCAGCGATATCCCCTCTGCCAGACAGGATATAGCTGCATATTTGAAGCGAATGAAGCTTGATTAGTATTTGAAAGGTATAACTCTCGCTGACTGCGATTTCACGGGCATTGTCTTGAGCCGATATTGCAAGGGCAGAAAAATAGCCTCGCCGGAAATGGGGATCCGGCGAGGCCTTTCTCTTGTGTAGGAAGTATAGCACGGCAAATTGAGGAGACATAGGACATTTGTCCCATGGATAATGTATACATTATTTCGTTGTGACAGTAAATAGCAGTTCGTTTTAAAGATAGCTTATGGGATGACAATGGGATATGTGGTACAATTTTATTAGAGCAAGCGTTCATCAGGTCTGGAAAGGATTTTCATACATGAAGCAGGATGAGGTTGGGAGATTACATGCCATAGTGAGAAGGCTGCAATCTGAGGAGGGCTGCCCCTGGGACAAGGTTCAGACACATGAAAGTGTAAAGCCCGGATGTATTGAAGAAGCCTGTGAGGTACTGGCAGGAATCAATATCCTCAGAGAGACTGGCAAGGCTGAGAATCTGAAGGAGGAACTGGGAGACCTGCTGTTGCAGGTGATTTTCCATGCTTGTCTGGCAGAGAAAGAAGGGCTGTTTGACCTGCAGGAGGTGGCGCGTTCTGCCGCTGACAAGATGATTAGGCGGCATCCGCATGTGTTCCATGAACCACTGCGTACATCTGAGGGAGAGCCTATCACTGATTGGTCGGAGATCAAGAAGATAGAGAAAGCTGGCCGGGAATGGGAGGAGGATTACCTGCCGGACGCACTGGAAGAGGGAAAAAGGCTTATTGAGCGTGCTGCCAGGCGTAAAGGGATCACATTGCCGTCAGAAGAAAAGTTATAGATATGGCACTGTTGATTTGAAGGGTTAAGAGAGCATCGGTGTAAGTAAGTGATAAAGGAGGCATGTCCTATGGCTAAATATTATGATGGCTGCCCAAGGTG
This genomic interval from Selenomonas sp. AB3002 contains the following:
- a CDS encoding MazG nucleotide pyrophosphohydrolase domain-containing protein, whose product is MKQDEVGRLHAIVRRLQSEEGCPWDKVQTHESVKPGCIEEACEVLAGINILRETGKAENLKEELGDLLLQVIFHACLAEKEGLFDLQEVARSAADKMIRRHPHVFHEPLRTSEGEPITDWSEIKKIEKAGREWEEDYLPDALEEGKRLIERAARRKGITLPSEEKL
- a CDS encoding flavodoxin, translated to MKKSLDIVLLLLFFLELGGMFLPGLAHELLGCIFLLLVVLHNAANRSFYQHFHEGRNSPHRLVNKASICLFAASLIMLAVSGMALSRNLFSWVQLGEAWNWRSLHLLAAISALVLLFVHLLCHARRYIRGRGFFIASGAAFVLATVGIFGLPYLDRWFHQVKVEKEAIIQGEKAQVSGRVLTVYFSRVGNTDFPPGVDAVSGASIMKDKETLIGNAEMIAAMIHDAAGGDIYAIRTKEKYPADYGATTRVGRKELDENLAPALVGPLPELADYDVVFVVYPLWWHTLPMAVQGFLEHYDLHGKSIIPVVTHGDGGIGESIEKIKKTTGAHLPGEILDIYSSDIPSARQDIAAYLKRMKLD
- a CDS encoding aldo/keto reductase; translation: MLEKMCWASCLLVIFLCMGCTSARTAVPEEGKEKTAMTVKVSPMVKLNSGYEMPVLGLGTWTLRGETAERAVETAIECGYRLIDTARYYGNEEAVGKGVKEAIRKGIVSREELFITSKIMPEDYRRADAAIDDSLSALGVDYIDLMLIHQPGSNDEEVYKALERGVRAGKIRSIGISNYYTPQDFERINRIAEITPAVVQNENHLYYQNTALKEYLRQYGTVVESWYPLGGRGNTQKVLSNKTIEEISHKYGKTPAQIVLRWHIQAGYIVIPGSENPLHIRENNDIYDLQLSEEEMARIAELNKNERFENW
- a CDS encoding DUF1349 domain-containing protein gives rise to the protein MDWKWVREPGKYLIESDRIEITTMPHTDLWQRTYYHFRNDNAPVLQTETEEKFFSFIVKTDFAESHKRFDQCGIVMYLDSENWLKASVEYENEQFQHLGSVVTNHGYSDWATTAISADIKTMWYRFSRREDDYCIECSADGRLFSQMRVCHMWEGAGRIRFGIYACSPEESSFRAVFTGMKVTDCAWKAHDGQQPD